One Nicotiana tomentosiformis chromosome 4, ASM39032v3, whole genome shotgun sequence genomic window carries:
- the LOC104095989 gene encoding uncharacterized protein isoform X1, whose amino-acid sequence MASHFDRWEKDPFFSAAEEVQESADRMESTYRTWIHALKDTSGSWNCDALRRDLRTTLGTAKWQLEEFERAVRSSYNSNSADDARDRHHEFVIAIDSQIKKVENSLNESAVSQGKPPLPWVRLDEGEVDELAAFLSGPSTSSADINYAKVHGIELQTAKSEEVANQSLLECSENPTHSVDGVRGEAMGEKFLGHRRTASASADIGAWQIAVGDDVSVKEPAPPPRKMPSYQGLLNAVESVKELKWSKNGYRKLKSNQDYHQEADNILPRTQPLTRGVNTCYERNKSCLDGCDECYDKQLYGWYGAVQRQLQRSQYYMQYRRPVRIVFSVFLLIFLIVLPVSGVYAVCSFPLYFYEEAVPHFEPMGHGL is encoded by the exons ATGGCATCGCATTTTGATCGATGGGAGAAAGATCCGTTCTTTTCTGCTGCAGAAGAGGTTCAAGAATCTGCCGACAG AATGGAATCAACTTATAGGACATGGATTCATGCGTTGAAGGATACTTCAGGTAGTTGGAATTGTGATGCGCTTCGCAGGGACCTTAGGACTACCCTTGGCACTGCCAAATGGCAG TTGGAGGAATTTGAACGGGCAGTAAGATCGAGCTACAATAGTAATTCTGCTGATGATGCAAGAGATAGACACCACGAATTTGTTATTGCAATTGATAGTCAGATTAAGAAAGTTGAAAATTCTCTTAATGAATCAGCTGTTTCACAAGGCAAACCACCACTTCCATGGGTGCGCTTGGATGAGGGAGAAGTAGACGAACTTGCTGCTTTTCTATCTGGGCCGTCCACTTCTTCTGCAGACATAAATTATGCAAAAGTACATGGAATAGAGCTGCAAACAGCCAAGTCCGAAGAGGTTGCAAATCAATCATTGCTAGAGTGTTCAGAGAATCCTACTCATTCAGTGGATGGTGTTCGAGGTGAGGCCATGGGCGAGAAGTTTCTGGGCCATCGGAGAACAGCAAGTGCTAGTGCTGACATTGGTGCATGGCAGATTGCAGTCGGTGATGATGTCTCCGTCAAAGAACCTGCACCACCTCCTCGCAAAATGCCCAGTTACCAGGGATTGTTGAATGCCGTGGAATCTGTTAAGGAGTTAAAATGGTCCAAGAATGGTTACAGAAAGTTGAAGTCCAACCAAGATTATCACCAAGAAGCTGACAATATATTGCCGCGGACTCAGCCACTGACAAGG GGCGTAAACACATGCTATGAGAGAAATAAGAGTTGCCTTGATGGTTGTGATGAATGTTACGATAAGCAACTCTATGGTTGGTATGGTGCCGTTCAGCGGCAGTTGCAAAGGTCTCAGTATTACATGCAATATCGTCGACCTGTTCGAATAGTTTTCTCAGTGTTTCTTCTCATTTTCCTGATTG TGCTACCAGTGAGTGGGGTGTATGCCGTATGCAGCTTCCCCTTATATTTCTATGAAGAAGCTGTTCCACACTTCGAACCCATGGGCCATGGCCTATAA
- the LOC104095989 gene encoding uncharacterized protein isoform X2 — MASHFDRWEKDPFFSAAEEVQESADRMESTYRTWIHALKDTSGSWNCDALRRDLRTTLGTAKWQLEEFERAVRSSYNSNSADDARDRHHEFVIAIDSQIKKVENSLNESAVSQGKPPLPWVRLDEGEVDELAAFLSGPSTSSADINYAKVHGIELQTAKSEEVANQSLLECSENPTHSVDGVRGEAMGEKFLGHRRTASASADIGAWQIAVGDDVSVKEPAPPPRKMPSYQGLLNAVESVKELKWSKNGYRKLKSNQDYHQEADNILPRTQPLTRGVNTCYERNKSCLDGCDECYDKQLYGWYGAVQRQLQRSQYYMQYRRPVRIVFSVFLLIFLIVSGVYAVCSFPLYFYEEAVPHFEPMGHGL; from the exons ATGGCATCGCATTTTGATCGATGGGAGAAAGATCCGTTCTTTTCTGCTGCAGAAGAGGTTCAAGAATCTGCCGACAG AATGGAATCAACTTATAGGACATGGATTCATGCGTTGAAGGATACTTCAGGTAGTTGGAATTGTGATGCGCTTCGCAGGGACCTTAGGACTACCCTTGGCACTGCCAAATGGCAG TTGGAGGAATTTGAACGGGCAGTAAGATCGAGCTACAATAGTAATTCTGCTGATGATGCAAGAGATAGACACCACGAATTTGTTATTGCAATTGATAGTCAGATTAAGAAAGTTGAAAATTCTCTTAATGAATCAGCTGTTTCACAAGGCAAACCACCACTTCCATGGGTGCGCTTGGATGAGGGAGAAGTAGACGAACTTGCTGCTTTTCTATCTGGGCCGTCCACTTCTTCTGCAGACATAAATTATGCAAAAGTACATGGAATAGAGCTGCAAACAGCCAAGTCCGAAGAGGTTGCAAATCAATCATTGCTAGAGTGTTCAGAGAATCCTACTCATTCAGTGGATGGTGTTCGAGGTGAGGCCATGGGCGAGAAGTTTCTGGGCCATCGGAGAACAGCAAGTGCTAGTGCTGACATTGGTGCATGGCAGATTGCAGTCGGTGATGATGTCTCCGTCAAAGAACCTGCACCACCTCCTCGCAAAATGCCCAGTTACCAGGGATTGTTGAATGCCGTGGAATCTGTTAAGGAGTTAAAATGGTCCAAGAATGGTTACAGAAAGTTGAAGTCCAACCAAGATTATCACCAAGAAGCTGACAATATATTGCCGCGGACTCAGCCACTGACAAGG GGCGTAAACACATGCTATGAGAGAAATAAGAGTTGCCTTGATGGTTGTGATGAATGTTACGATAAGCAACTCTATGGTTGGTATGGTGCCGTTCAGCGGCAGTTGCAAAGGTCTCAGTATTACATGCAATATCGTCGACCTGTTCGAATAGTTTTCTCAGTGTTTCTTCTCATTTTCCTGATTG TGAGTGGGGTGTATGCCGTATGCAGCTTCCCCTTATATTTCTATGAAGAAGCTGTTCCACACTTCGAACCCATGGGCCATGGCCTATAA
- the LOC104095989 gene encoding uncharacterized protein isoform X4, whose product MASHFDRWEKDPFFSAAEEVQESADRMESTYRTWIHALKDTSGSWNCDALRRDLRTTLGTAKWQLEEFERAVRSSYNSNSADDARDRHHEFVIAIDSQIKKVENSLNESAVSQGKPPLPWVRLDEGEVDELAAFLSGPSTSSADINYAKVHGIELQTAKSEEVANQSLLECSENPTHSVDGVRGEAMGEKFLGHRRTASASADIGAWQIAVGDDVSVKEPAPPPRKMPSYQGLLNAVESVKELKWSKNGYRKLKSNQDYHQEADNILPRTQPLTRVIYCSYSIQIWRRKHML is encoded by the exons ATGGCATCGCATTTTGATCGATGGGAGAAAGATCCGTTCTTTTCTGCTGCAGAAGAGGTTCAAGAATCTGCCGACAG AATGGAATCAACTTATAGGACATGGATTCATGCGTTGAAGGATACTTCAGGTAGTTGGAATTGTGATGCGCTTCGCAGGGACCTTAGGACTACCCTTGGCACTGCCAAATGGCAG TTGGAGGAATTTGAACGGGCAGTAAGATCGAGCTACAATAGTAATTCTGCTGATGATGCAAGAGATAGACACCACGAATTTGTTATTGCAATTGATAGTCAGATTAAGAAAGTTGAAAATTCTCTTAATGAATCAGCTGTTTCACAAGGCAAACCACCACTTCCATGGGTGCGCTTGGATGAGGGAGAAGTAGACGAACTTGCTGCTTTTCTATCTGGGCCGTCCACTTCTTCTGCAGACATAAATTATGCAAAAGTACATGGAATAGAGCTGCAAACAGCCAAGTCCGAAGAGGTTGCAAATCAATCATTGCTAGAGTGTTCAGAGAATCCTACTCATTCAGTGGATGGTGTTCGAGGTGAGGCCATGGGCGAGAAGTTTCTGGGCCATCGGAGAACAGCAAGTGCTAGTGCTGACATTGGTGCATGGCAGATTGCAGTCGGTGATGATGTCTCCGTCAAAGAACCTGCACCACCTCCTCGCAAAATGCCCAGTTACCAGGGATTGTTGAATGCCGTGGAATCTGTTAAGGAGTTAAAATGGTCCAAGAATGGTTACAGAAAGTTGAAGTCCAACCAAGATTATCACCAAGAAGCTGACAATATATTGCCGCGGACTCAGCCACTGACAAGGGTGATATATTGTTCTTACAGTATCCAAATTTGGA GGCGTAAACACATGCTATGA
- the LOC104095989 gene encoding uncharacterized protein isoform X3 has product MASHFDRWEKDPFFSAAEEVQESADRMESTYRTWIHALKDTSGSWNCDALRRDLRTTLGTAKWQLEEFERAVRSSYNSNSADDARDRHHEFVIAIDSQIKKVENSLNESAVSQGKPPLPWVRLDEGEVDELAAFLSGPSTSSADINYAKVHGIELQTAKSEEVANQSLLECSENPTHSVDGVRGEAMGEKFLGHRRTASASADIGAWQIAVGDDVSVKEPAPPPRKMPSYQGLLNAVESVKELKWSKNGYRKLKSNQDYHQEADNILPRTQPLTRGVNTCYERNKSCLDGCDECYDKQLYGWYGAVQRQLQRSQYYMQYRRPVRIVFSVFLLIFLIVLVAVHTI; this is encoded by the exons ATGGCATCGCATTTTGATCGATGGGAGAAAGATCCGTTCTTTTCTGCTGCAGAAGAGGTTCAAGAATCTGCCGACAG AATGGAATCAACTTATAGGACATGGATTCATGCGTTGAAGGATACTTCAGGTAGTTGGAATTGTGATGCGCTTCGCAGGGACCTTAGGACTACCCTTGGCACTGCCAAATGGCAG TTGGAGGAATTTGAACGGGCAGTAAGATCGAGCTACAATAGTAATTCTGCTGATGATGCAAGAGATAGACACCACGAATTTGTTATTGCAATTGATAGTCAGATTAAGAAAGTTGAAAATTCTCTTAATGAATCAGCTGTTTCACAAGGCAAACCACCACTTCCATGGGTGCGCTTGGATGAGGGAGAAGTAGACGAACTTGCTGCTTTTCTATCTGGGCCGTCCACTTCTTCTGCAGACATAAATTATGCAAAAGTACATGGAATAGAGCTGCAAACAGCCAAGTCCGAAGAGGTTGCAAATCAATCATTGCTAGAGTGTTCAGAGAATCCTACTCATTCAGTGGATGGTGTTCGAGGTGAGGCCATGGGCGAGAAGTTTCTGGGCCATCGGAGAACAGCAAGTGCTAGTGCTGACATTGGTGCATGGCAGATTGCAGTCGGTGATGATGTCTCCGTCAAAGAACCTGCACCACCTCCTCGCAAAATGCCCAGTTACCAGGGATTGTTGAATGCCGTGGAATCTGTTAAGGAGTTAAAATGGTCCAAGAATGGTTACAGAAAGTTGAAGTCCAACCAAGATTATCACCAAGAAGCTGACAATATATTGCCGCGGACTCAGCCACTGACAAGG GGCGTAAACACATGCTATGAGAGAAATAAGAGTTGCCTTGATGGTTGTGATGAATGTTACGATAAGCAACTCTATGGTTGGTATGGTGCCGTTCAGCGGCAGTTGCAAAGGTCTCAGTATTACATGCAATATCGTCGACCTGTTCGAATAGTTTTCTCAGTGTTTCTTCTCATTTTCCTGATTG TATTAGTTGCAGTCCATACAATCTGA
- the LOC138909086 gene encoding cytochrome b5-like — protein MDKERVFTLSQITQHKSKQDCWILINGRVLDVTKFLEEHPGGEEVLIESAGKDATKEFEDIGHSKAAKNLLLKYQVGYIQGYKIPDESELDLNLVTDSLKETKAKEMKAFVIKEDSQPKYMVFVEYFVPFLIAAFFLYYRYLTGNLQL, from the exons ATGGACAAAGAAAGAGTCTTTACTCTatcccaaatcacacaacacaAGTCAAAGCAAGATTGCTGGATCCTCATCAATGGCAGA GTATTAGATGTGACAAAGTTTTTGGAGGAACATCCTGGAGGAGAAGAAGTGTTGATTGAATCAGCTGGAAAGGATGCAACTAAAGAGTTTGAAGATATTGGGCATAGTAAAGCTGCCAAAAACTTGCTCTTAAAATACCAAGTTGGATATATTCAAGGCTACAAAATTCCAGATGAGTCTGAGCTTGATCTCAACTTAGTTACTGATTCTTTGAAAGAAACAAAGGCCAAAGAAATGAAAGCTTTTGTGATCAAAGAGGATTCCCAGCCCAAGTATATGGTTTTTGTTGAGTACTTTGTGCCATTCTTGATTGCTGCCTTCTTCCTCTATTATCGCTATCTCACTGGAAATCTCCAGCTTTGA
- the LOC104095988 gene encoding protein TRIGALACTOSYLDIACYLGLYCEROL 5, chloroplastic, with the protein MVMTNFNGTGVGFGAGIGCGFGVGWGFGGMPLNFLGLGVGGGCGIGVGLGWGFGTAFGSQYRNSRVTFDGMDFVTKEHNEERDAKDLFKGTRKAQASQ; encoded by the exons ATGGTGATGACTAACTTCAATGGTACTGGTGTGGGTTTCG GTGCTGGCATTGGTTGCGGTTTTGGTGTAGGATGGGGTTTCGGAG GCATGCCTTTGAATTTCTTGGGTCTTGGTGTAG GTGGTGGCTGTGGGATTGGAGTAGGCCTTGGATGGGGATTTGGCACTGCCTTTGGTAGCCAGTACAGGAATTCAAGAGTTACATTTGACGGCATGGATTTTGTTACTAAAGAGCACAATGAAGAAAGAGATGCAAAAGATCTTTTCAAAGGCACTCGAAAAGCTCAAGCTTCTCAGTAA
- the LOC104095987 gene encoding uncharacterized protein produces MAFLFHKFQEAVKILAKSPTFARAREARHLQFEADINLLFLYTSYNRLGRNADDADAEEIIDMANKASLADQQKLVQENVHSQVTNFCSYMDDILLPDHKVKDNQATSPTATNSSPGGSGLGVAVGGDSPLQNHTAVPETKALQHTEVSQRLKDLMGYTLEVKPSQIPHEDAGKGLFLHGEANIGSVVAFYPGVVYSPAYYRYIPGYPRIDAQNPHLIKRYDGTAINAQPWGNGGESREIWDWTRLAESKHTMQADAQGSDGVERMLSKPLDETHVGGNRKVLERRNPLAFAHFANHPTKGMVPNVMVCPYDFPLLEKDMRPYIPNVSFGNGEETDIRRLGSFRFKPWKSSNNEPNVPVLRTLVFVATRAICDEEVLLNYRLSNSEHIASWYIPVVEEED; encoded by the exons ATGGCTTTCCTCTTCCACAAATTTCAGGAG GCGGTGAAAATTCTTGCTAAAAGCCCCACATTCGCCAGAGCTAGAGAGGCAAGGCATCTTCAGTTTGAAGCTGACATAAATCTCCTCTTCCTTTATACTAG TTACAACCGTTTAGGAAGGAATGCTGATGATGCTGATGCAGAGGAGATTATTGATATGGCTAATAAGGCGTCCTTAGCCGATCAACAGAAGCTGGTCCAAGAGAATGTGCATTCTCAAGTTACGAACTTTTGCAGTTATATGGATGACATATTACTCCCTGATCATAAGGTTAAAGACAATCAGGCCACATCACCTACAGCAACAAATTCCTCTCCTGGTGGCAGTGGGCTCGGGGTTGCTGTTGGTGGGGATTCTCCATTACAAAACCACACTG CTGTACCCGAAACCAAGGCATTGCAGCACACAGAGGTTTCACAGAGGTTAAAGGATCTTATGGGCTACACTCTCGAGGTCAAACCGTCTCAAATTCCTCATGAGGATGCTGGGAAAGGTTTATTCTTACATGGTGAGGCCAATATCGGTTCTGTCGTAGCATTTTATCCTGGAGTAGTTTACTCTCCAGCGTATTACCGCTATATTCCTGGATACCCTAGAATTGATGCCCAAAATCCACATTTGATCAAACGGTATGATGGGACTGCAATCAATGCACAGCCCTGGGGTAATGGTGGTGAATCTCGTGAAATTTGGGATTGGACTCGTCTTGCCGAATCTAAGCACACTATGCAAGCTGATGCACAAGGTTCTGACGGAGTTGAGAGGATGCTCAGCAAGCCATTGGATGAAACACATGTTGGAGGTAACCGCAAAGTGTTGGAAAGGAGAAACCCTCTTGCCTTTGCTCATTTCGCCAACCATCCAACCAAAGGAATGGTCCCTAATGTAATGGTATGCCCTTATGATTTTCCTCTCCTCGAGAAGGACATGAGACCCTATATACCTAATGTTTCATTTGGGAACGGTGAAGAAACAGACATCAGGAGATTAGGCAGCTTTAGGTTTAAGCCGTGGAAGTCCAGCAATAATGAACCAAATGTCCCTGTACTGAGGACACTTGTTTTTGTGGCTACTAGGGCAATTTGTGATGAAGAGGTTCTGCTGAACTACAGACTGAGCAATTCGGAGCACATAGCATCGTGGTACATTCCAGTAGTAGAAGAAGAGGATTAA
- the LOC104095986 gene encoding uncharacterized protein gives MNSLKKKDKVPNTNMPSVNEKCCYNPRGCFFCIIKEPNSPIRSNGIKNYLKNMSLVEDQELVLVLSGLWTMAMSQPNDKELPSLGIFECMGSLINKGITYKSWLHQNQNIYIPYYAAHIIGSYTMNNVEFAIKAVDSGVLKPLLELLRGNMTWVEQRVAVRAIGHLASYEKTFKDVAIYEEEIVKLAMNLASTCLEVVYKEFVGVKDLSKRLKYHCDLLTRGVGGLEMENRKAEEWASQLQCWNLHLLNCFAIKERCLNLICEKNFLKDLSEMWGGLANDTSPGGVGLIRILCYNKDGRRYIAESKDVIKNLCNLSRSSDDWQYIGIDCLLLLLADSGTRYKVLELASMCLVDLVELKTLGGKSNVGNTITRTLLSDFKQRKVKIKNIGVQQILEEIWDLKVDRKKREQYMSDEKLEEKRVMLSLLKQQGNHSFWLGKIKEAQMKYNEALELCPLRFRKERVVLYSNRAQCKLLLGEVDDAISDATKALSISSPTNSHSKSLWRRSQAYDMKGLAKESLMDCIMFVSCGFKMDSMKKNMRIPYYAVRMINKQMESTWLFKNAQLKAFVDLSEKPNQPHEISQKEQKNGRVTGILLQRKGFMEGLSSISEEPQLVGKGEIISRRKLERTKGNKKAVFAQSV, from the exons ATGAATTCTCTCAAGAAAAAAGATAAAGTGCCAAACACCAATATGCCTAGTGTAAATGAGAAATGCTGCTATAACCCTAGAGGTTGTTTCTTTTGCATTATTAAGGAACCAAACTCACCAATCAGGAGCAATGGAATCAAGAACTACTTAAAAAACATGTCTTTGGTTGAAGATCAAGAACTTGTGCTAGTATTAAGTGGTCTTTGGACCATGGCAATGTCACAACCTAATGACAAAGAGCTTCCATCCCTCGGTATCTTTGAATGCATGGGAAGCCTAATCAACAAAGGTATCACATACAAATCTTGGCTTCACCAAAATCAGAACATTTATATTCCATATTATGCAGCTCATATTATTGGTTCTTATACTATGAACAATGTTGAGTTTGCTATTAAAGCAGTGGATTCAGGTGTCCTAAAACCATTATTAGAGCTTTTGAGAGGGAATATGACTTGGGTTGAACAAAGGGTAGCTGTTAGAGCAATTGGTCATTTAGCAAGCTATGAAAAAACTTTCAAAGATGTGGCAATTTATGAGGAAGAAATTGTTAAGTTGGCCATGAATTTAGCTTCCACATGTCTTGAAGTTGTGTACAAAGAGTTTGTTGGAGTGAAGGATTTAAGTAAGAGGTTAAAATATCATTGTGATTTGTTGACTAgaggagttggaggtcttgaaaTGGAAAATAGGAAAGCTGAGGAATGGGCTAGTCAGCTTCAATGTTGGAATTTGCATCTTCTCAATTGCTTTGCAATTAAAGAGAGGTGCTTAAATCTCATTTGTGAGAAAAACTTTCTCAAGGACTTGAGTGAAATGTGGGGTGGATTGGCTAATGATACTTCACCAGGAGGGGTTGGATTAATTAGAATTTTGTGTTATAACAAAGATGGAAGAAGATATATAGCAGAATCAAAGGATGTAATCAAGAATCTTTGTAATCTTTCAAGATCTTCAGATGACTGGCAATATATAGGAATTGATTGCCTATTACTGCTTCTCGCGGATTCAG GTACAAGGTACAAAGTTCTTGAACTCGCTTCCATGTGTCTTGTTGACTTGGTTGAACTTAAGACCCTTGGAGGGAAATCAAATGTTGGTAATACAATCACAAGAACTCTTCTTTCAGATTTCAAACAAAGAAAGGTAAAAATCAAGAATATTGGTGTTCAACAAATTCTTGAAGAAATATGGGATTTGAAGGTAGATAGGAAGAAAAGGGAGCAATATATGAGTGATGAGAAACTTGAAGAGAAAAGGGTAATGTTAAGTCTATTGAAGCAACAAGGAAACCATAGTTTTTGGTTAGGAAAGATTAAAGAAGCACAAATGAAATACAATGAGGCATTGGAGTTATGTCCATTAAGATTTAGAAAAGAAAGAGTTGTGCTTTATAGCAATAGAGCACAATGCAAATTGTTGTTAGGAGAGGTTGATGATGCTATAAGTGATGCAACAAAAGCTCTTTCTATTTCATCTCCAACTAATTCTCATTCCAAAAGTCTTTGGAGAAGATCACAAGCATATGATATGAAAGGATTGGCTAAAGAGAGTTTGAtggattgtattatgtttgttaGCTGCGGTTTTAAGATGGATtcaatgaagaaaaatatgaGAATCCCTTATTATGCAGTTAGAATGATTAATAAGCAGATGGAGTCAACTTGGCTTTTTAAAAATGCTCAATTGAAGGCTTTTGTTGATCTCAGTGAAAAACCAAATCAACCACATGAAATAAGCCAAAAGGAGCAGAAAAATGGCAGAGTTACTGGAATTCTATTGCAAAGGAAGGGTTTCATGGAag gGCTGTCCAGTATATCAGAAGAACCTCAGCTGGTTGGTAAGGGTgaaataattagcaggagaaaGCTGGAAAGAACCAAAGGAAACAAGAAAGCTGTATTTGCTCAGTCAGTGTAG